Proteins from a single region of Artemia franciscana chromosome 20, ASM3288406v1, whole genome shotgun sequence:
- the LOC136040326 gene encoding uncharacterized protein LOC136040326 — translation MPGSKVVMEPHGKLSIVACYAPTNEADEIEKDNFYETLQSIVAEIPRHNIICVVGDVNAKVGSCRNYSPEVMGQHEIGDMNENGALLVDFALNNDLVIGVSYREIDKQVKKSVQTDKRQFIEQKAALAEEAAKKGDLKTVYRLTNEMIGVKPNRTNLVRDENGALLTDPLMIDERWAAHLENLLNRPRINDQDIIPDTPFMILNVNEEPPSPEEIIATFRKLRNGRMLGVDGITSEMLKTSVRKYMTVWVELLTQIWSDQKVPSDWTKGTIIRLFKKGDALVCGNWRGINIMLIPIKLL, via the exons CTCATGGAAAACTCTCAATCGTTGCCTGCTATGCACCAACTAACGAAGCGGATGAAATAGAGAAAGACAACTTTTATGAAACACTACAAAGTATTGTTGCAGAAATTCCTAGACACAATATCATATGTGTCGTAGGTGATGTCAATGCGAAAGTAGGATCTTGTCGCAATTACTCTCCTGAAGTCATGGGACAACATGAAATAGGTGATATGAACGAAAACGGAGCGCTACTTGTCGACTTCGCCCTGAACAACGACCTTGTCATAGGAG TCTCATATAGAGAAATAGACAAACAAGTAAAGAAGAGTGTCCAGACCGACAAGAGGCAATTTATTGAACAGAAAGCAGCTTTGGCGGAAGAAGCAGCAAAGAAGGGAGATTTGAAAACAGTCTATAGATTAACCAATGAGATGATTGGAGTCAAACCTAACAGGACTAACCTAGTAAGAGATGAGAATGGAGCCCTTTTGACAGACCCTTTGATGATTGACGAGAGGTGGGCAGCCCACCTCGAGAACCTACTAAATAGACCGAGAATAAATGACCAAGATATAATTCCTGACACTCCATTTATGATTCTTAATGTAAATGAAGAACCACCGTCTCCAGAAGAAATCATAGCCACTTTCAGAAAGCTAAGGAACGGAAGAATGCTTGGAGTAGATGGTATTACATCTGAGATGCTGAAAACTTCAGTCCGCAAATACATGACAGTTTGGGTTGAGCTACTAACTCAGATATGGAGTGACCAGAAAGTGCCCAGTGATTGGACCAAAGGAACCATTATTAGGCTCTTCAAAAAAGGCGATGCGCTTGTTTGTGGCAACTGGAGAGGTATTAACATAATGTTGATACCTATTAAACTTTTGTAA